A window of the Dyadobacter pollutisoli genome harbors these coding sequences:
- a CDS encoding M20/M25/M40 family metallo-hydrolase, translating to MRQVVMLLLALAFNNNTFSQTFLPASVRGHIEFLASDELEGRGTASLGEIRAANYIAGVFKNLSLKPAGNEGSFFQPFEVSFSIEGNAHKLTARNVVGFLDNGAKKTIVVGAHYDHLGKGFQGSSLSPNSKNQIHNGADDNASGTAGLLELAKYFAGNNMIEKHNFLFVAFSGEELGMIGSKYFTERPSIPLNSVSCMINMDMIGRLDPDKGVIVSGWGTSSAWGRLIPDLAKKEKLKYTVDSSGVGASDHTSFYLKDIPVLQFFTGTHVDYHKVSDDIEKINFEGESQILSLIAGLLREMDNQTTDPDFLTAGNPHTGSTTTDFKVTLGVMPDYSYTGKGLKIDGVSKARPADKAGILAGDIIKKLAGKEIGTIYDYMEILGQHEKGEQVEAEVLRGTETKTVKVTF from the coding sequence ATGAGGCAGGTTGTCATGTTGTTGCTGGCTCTGGCGTTCAACAATAATACATTTTCCCAGACTTTTCTTCCCGCCTCGGTTCGCGGACACATTGAGTTTCTGGCCTCTGACGAGCTGGAAGGCCGCGGTACGGCAAGTCTGGGCGAGATCCGCGCAGCAAATTACATCGCCGGAGTATTCAAAAACCTGTCATTAAAACCCGCAGGAAATGAGGGTAGCTTTTTTCAGCCATTCGAAGTTTCATTCTCAATAGAAGGTAATGCGCACAAGCTGACCGCGCGAAATGTGGTGGGTTTTCTGGATAATGGCGCAAAAAAAACCATTGTAGTCGGTGCGCATTACGACCATTTGGGCAAAGGGTTTCAGGGGAGCTCGCTTTCGCCCAACAGCAAAAATCAGATCCATAACGGGGCCGACGATAACGCATCAGGTACGGCCGGCCTGTTGGAACTTGCGAAATACTTTGCAGGTAACAATATGATTGAGAAGCATAATTTTCTGTTTGTCGCTTTTTCAGGAGAGGAGCTGGGGATGATCGGTTCCAAATATTTTACAGAAAGGCCCTCCATTCCATTGAATTCGGTGTCATGTATGATCAATATGGATATGATCGGGCGGCTTGATCCGGACAAGGGCGTCATTGTTTCAGGCTGGGGGACGAGCTCTGCATGGGGCAGACTGATTCCCGATCTTGCCAAAAAGGAAAAGCTGAAATACACGGTCGATTCCTCCGGAGTAGGGGCTTCGGACCATACTTCATTTTACTTAAAAGACATTCCCGTCCTGCAATTTTTTACGGGCACGCACGTGGATTATCACAAAGTGAGTGATGATATTGAGAAAATCAATTTTGAAGGAGAGTCTCAAATCCTTTCGCTGATCGCCGGCTTACTGCGGGAAATGGACAATCAGACCACTGATCCTGATTTTCTGACAGCCGGGAATCCTCACACAGGCAGCACCACTACGGATTTCAAGGTGACGCTGGGGGTTATGCCAGATTATAGTTATACCGGAAAGGGACTGAAAATTGATGGCGTTTCCAAAGCCCGGCCAGCCGACAAAGCGGGGATATTGGCGGGGGACATTATTAAGAAACTGGCGGGAAAAGAGATCGGTACCATTTATGACTATATGGAAATCCTTGGCCAGCACGAAAAAGGCGAGCAGGTAGAAGCCGAAGTACTCCGCGGTACCGAAACAAAAACCGTTAAGGTAACATTCTAG
- a CDS encoding MerR family transcriptional regulator produces MESKTKLYYDTNEVAEMVGCEPSALRFWEKKFPQLNPKRDGRNRRRYTERDIEIIRKIMHQRDKQGRTIKGTREQLRRKEEAQLLIQRLVRVRKFLVEIQEKL; encoded by the coding sequence ATGGAATCCAAAACAAAACTTTACTACGACACCAACGAAGTAGCTGAAATGGTTGGCTGCGAACCATCCGCATTGCGTTTCTGGGAGAAGAAATTCCCCCAGCTAAATCCCAAAAGAGATGGTCGGAACCGTCGGCGTTACACCGAGCGGGATATCGAGATTATCCGGAAAATTATGCACCAGCGCGACAAGCAGGGCCGGACGATCAAAGGTACGCGGGAGCAGCTGCGCAGGAAGGAAGAAGCGCAGTTGCTGATCCAGCGACTGGTACGGGTCCGTAAATTTCTGGTAGAAATACAGGAGAAGCTATGA
- a CDS encoding SRPBCC family protein yields the protein MDEPLVVKSEISIEAPIAKVWEVLVAPKYIKQWDDLPSDFEDYYLELGRSIEWTGTSKVVVTVCEPNEILKMSLYVSKWEQPSTAYDIAYIYRLANDGTATKLTLEIGDFSVLPDGEDYYTASVEFAGAALEKIKSLSENRV from the coding sequence ATGGATGAACCATTGGTAGTGAAATCTGAAATATCCATTGAAGCACCCATTGCCAAAGTCTGGGAAGTTTTGGTGGCACCAAAATATATCAAGCAATGGGACGATCTGCCCTCTGATTTTGAAGATTACTATCTGGAACTCGGCAGGAGCATTGAATGGACAGGGACCTCAAAAGTGGTCGTAACGGTCTGCGAGCCTAATGAGATTTTGAAAATGTCGCTTTATGTCTCGAAATGGGAGCAGCCATCGACGGCTTACGACATTGCCTACATTTACAGGCTAGCCAATGATGGTACAGCGACAAAGCTGACACTTGAAATCGGAGACTTCTCGGTGCTACCCGATGGAGAGGATTATTACACCGCTTCGGTTGAATTTGCAGGTGCAGCATTGGAGAAAATCAAAAGTTTGTCCGAAAACAGGGTTTGA
- a CDS encoding acyltransferase family protein produces MEQETTLGYNPRDSKINSIQVLRGIAALIVTIYHLKDVIREGDPFKKELDFLFNSGPAGVDLFFVISGFIMVYITRHTSGSVTGVGQFIIKRFIRIWPAYAVITVIYFVLQHRIAPDQAPLNELILSMVFIPASAEAPPFYGYATLPVGWSLNYEIYFYLVIAISLCFSKFRWYAFFILSGTTLILVPLAYGNFTLKPDHAVGYGSAYLNMITNPIICNFISGVIIGLIYYNGALSRAFSAFFSKKWLVATCIGLALWQYLSGFFGGLGPLQWGVGSALLFTSFIFHTKGRITRFPNWLVRLGDISFSIYLIHLPVMVAISYVFNKVGYPLYSSGTAMFFLSLSMTLIFSHISYEYLEIRLSNYLKSYFSFQKPAKISAGSKSELI; encoded by the coding sequence ATGGAACAGGAGACAACCCTGGGCTATAATCCTCGTGACTCAAAAATCAATAGTATTCAGGTACTGAGAGGTATTGCAGCTTTAATAGTAACAATATACCATTTAAAGGACGTGATCAGGGAAGGTGATCCCTTCAAAAAAGAACTCGACTTTTTGTTCAATTCAGGTCCAGCCGGGGTTGATCTTTTCTTTGTGATCAGTGGCTTCATCATGGTATATATCACGAGACATACATCAGGTTCCGTAACGGGCGTCGGCCAGTTTATTATCAAAAGATTTATCAGGATCTGGCCTGCCTATGCAGTAATTACTGTCATCTATTTCGTTTTACAACACCGCATTGCACCCGACCAGGCTCCTCTAAACGAACTGATTTTGAGCATGGTCTTCATTCCCGCTTCTGCCGAAGCACCACCATTTTACGGATACGCAACGCTTCCTGTCGGATGGAGCCTCAACTATGAAATCTACTTTTATCTCGTCATTGCTATCTCGCTATGCTTTTCAAAATTCAGGTGGTATGCATTCTTTATCCTATCCGGCACCACGCTGATACTGGTACCATTAGCCTACGGAAATTTCACCTTGAAGCCTGATCATGCTGTGGGTTACGGCTCCGCTTACCTCAATATGATCACAAACCCGATCATCTGCAATTTCATATCTGGCGTTATCATTGGCCTGATCTATTATAATGGCGCATTGTCGCGTGCTTTTTCAGCTTTCTTTTCGAAGAAATGGCTGGTTGCTACTTGCATTGGACTAGCCTTATGGCAGTATTTATCAGGATTTTTCGGGGGGCTCGGGCCGCTACAATGGGGCGTAGGTTCTGCGCTACTTTTTACAAGTTTTATTTTTCATACCAAAGGCAGGATCACCAGATTCCCTAACTGGCTTGTGCGGCTTGGAGATATTTCCTTTTCCATTTATCTGATCCATTTACCAGTCATGGTGGCGATATCTTACGTCTTTAACAAGGTCGGCTACCCGTTATACAGCTCAGGGACGGCCATGTTTTTCCTGTCATTGTCCATGACCCTGATCTTCTCGCATATTTCGTATGAATATCTGGAAATAAGGCTTTCAAATTATTTGAAAAGCTATTTTTCGTTTCAAAAACCCGCGAAAATCAGTGCGGGAAGCAAGTCAGAGCTTATTTGA
- a CDS encoding alpha/beta hydrolase has translation MLRNFCLKFGLFVLIGFCTYCKTPSLPPEPVDKGDTTGTDTSNIDTSIISNPDTTQVIDTVRARTSDSALAVSRRFGNEFIFAEDDLEGKTGIFYKANDFIGRPVSLNYSFVAPAKDTLKYRPFVLMVHEGAFLFGDLGNELGKARLLARKGYAAASINYRLGFNGGSQYNACGGNNLEVVQAVYRAVQDTYAALHYFVERADEFGIDPGQIVLAGSSAGAITISALAYMTEQDFEALQPGIVKTLGKLDPTPNGGQFKIKALLSSLGYGVFKSSYLTTNNAKPTIFFQRTGDNVLPFQKGTFLSCPFYLSSEGAKPVSDQLKKLKVPFELNFETAIGHQLSYPQEYITERYAQFLKRLWAGKRHQITNEKYKTIEDIQLK, from the coding sequence ATGTTGAGGAATTTTTGCCTGAAATTTGGTCTGTTTGTGCTCATTGGGTTTTGCACCTACTGCAAAACGCCCTCGCTCCCGCCAGAACCTGTCGACAAGGGGGATACCACCGGCACTGACACTTCAAACATTGATACTTCCATTATTTCCAACCCTGATACTACCCAGGTGATAGACACTGTTCGTGCACGTACATCTGACTCGGCGCTGGCAGTTTCACGGAGATTTGGGAATGAGTTTATTTTCGCTGAGGATGACCTGGAAGGCAAGACCGGGATTTTCTACAAGGCCAATGATTTTATCGGCCGGCCGGTGAGTCTGAATTACTCATTTGTGGCTCCGGCAAAGGACACATTGAAATACAGACCGTTCGTACTGATGGTCCATGAAGGGGCTTTTTTGTTTGGCGACCTGGGTAATGAGCTGGGTAAAGCCAGGCTGCTGGCCAGAAAAGGCTACGCTGCGGCATCTATTAATTATCGGTTGGGGTTCAATGGTGGAAGCCAGTACAATGCCTGCGGAGGGAACAACCTGGAAGTGGTCCAGGCTGTATACCGGGCCGTACAGGATACCTATGCCGCCTTACATTACTTTGTGGAAAGGGCTGATGAATTTGGGATTGATCCCGGGCAGATCGTGCTGGCAGGCAGCAGCGCCGGGGCGATCACAATCTCTGCACTCGCGTACATGACCGAGCAGGACTTTGAAGCATTGCAGCCAGGTATCGTCAAAACGCTCGGTAAGCTTGATCCCACTCCCAACGGAGGGCAGTTTAAGATCAAAGCGCTGCTTTCTTCGCTGGGGTATGGCGTGTTTAAAAGCAGCTACCTGACCACAAACAATGCAAAGCCAACGATATTTTTCCAAAGAACGGGAGATAATGTGCTGCCATTTCAAAAGGGGACCTTCCTTTCCTGTCCTTTTTACCTGAGTTCCGAGGGGGCAAAACCGGTTTCTGACCAACTTAAAAAGTTGAAAGTGCCATTTGAGTTAAACTTTGAAACGGCCATCGGGCACCAGCTTAGTTATCCGCAGGAATATATTACGGAACGTTATGCCCAATTCCTGAAAAGACTCTGGGCCGGAAAGCGGCACCAGATCACGAATGAAAAATACAAGACAATAGAAGATATTCAGCTCAAATAA
- a CDS encoding response regulator, with the protein MESKGKISVLYVDDEINNLNSFKAAFRRDFNILIATSGREGLELLKHNVVHVIITDQRMPEMTGVDFLIEVLKDYSDPVRILLTGYTDITAVIDAVNKGHIYYYLNKPWDEQQLRIIIKNAYEIFHLREENKELIEKLIDVNGQLEFLLRQNLLS; encoded by the coding sequence ATGGAAAGCAAAGGCAAAATAAGCGTTCTTTACGTGGATGATGAGATCAATAACCTCAATTCATTTAAAGCCGCTTTTAGGAGAGATTTTAACATTTTAATCGCAACGTCAGGGCGGGAAGGGCTGGAACTGCTGAAACACAATGTCGTACATGTGATCATCACGGACCAGCGGATGCCTGAAATGACAGGTGTTGATTTTTTAATAGAGGTCTTAAAGGATTACTCGGACCCTGTCCGGATTTTATTGACAGGCTATACCGATATCACGGCGGTTATTGATGCAGTTAACAAGGGCCATATCTACTACTATCTCAACAAGCCCTGGGATGAGCAGCAGCTACGCATTATTATTAAAAACGCGTACGAAATATTTCATTTGCGCGAGGAAAACAAGGAGCTGATCGAGAAACTGATTGATGTTAACGGACAGCTGGAATTCCTGTTGAGACAGAATCTGTTATCCTAG
- a CDS encoding Rv1355c family protein: MYQDASNSNAYKPVFIPKELYADKQKFISFIDDYTEKAVLDLFALQKKELIKIRHPRKRLTAVETDHIYQEWLAGKDPETEGQWIYYPWSGRLLHILDENEFVELRTSRNQYKITPQEQEALSQRKIGIIGLSVGHAVAISIATERTCGKLKLADFDTIELSNLNRIKTGLHNIGVNKCIVTAREIAEIDPYLEIQCFTEGVNKENMDSFLLEGGKLDILIDECDDIGIKIACRIEASKYRIPVIMETSDRGMLDVERYDLEPERPIFHGLLKDVPAEKLENISEQDRLPMVLKIVNAINGSKRGKVSLVEIGQTISTWPQLASAVTLGAGVVTDVCRRLLLDQYHESGRYYIDLEELVSNKIPREKSPLPENPYKPFNVEEAVRIADSLPYTNASEGPDENTIREIVKAACQAPSTGNDQPWKWLYRNGRLHLFHDQHRSYSFGDFDHIASNISFGASYENLTLKSNEAGLGIKGNLFPLGKDSILIAAIDFYKEPASDLQAVYSPQSVKVIYDRSTNRNPSVPVEITETQLETLKNAAESVVGASFQYFSEKAKVMAIGQIIGECDRVRLLNVNGHRDFVQREMKWSPQEAERTRDGIDIRTLGMNTAQMAALAIIRDEEITKSLKNINGGNALIDAALSTIHTASGLGMITLPRYTYENFFLGGIAMQRLWLKAEELEFAIHPLISPFYLFPRITKGHGEGLDDEEAARLEDLRKKFLSIVPIGEDAAEVFLFKIAKAEKPKIPSYRLSLDETLFIVNPQF, from the coding sequence ATGTATCAGGACGCAAGTAACAGTAACGCTTACAAACCAGTTTTTATACCCAAGGAACTTTACGCTGACAAGCAAAAATTCATCTCATTCATAGATGATTACACTGAAAAAGCCGTACTTGATTTATTCGCTTTACAGAAGAAAGAGCTCATCAAAATACGGCATCCGAGGAAACGCCTGACAGCAGTTGAAACAGACCATATCTATCAGGAATGGCTGGCCGGAAAAGACCCGGAAACAGAAGGTCAATGGATATATTATCCCTGGTCAGGCCGCCTGCTTCACATTTTGGATGAAAATGAGTTCGTTGAGCTCAGGACCAGCCGCAATCAGTACAAAATTACCCCACAAGAACAGGAAGCGTTATCACAACGTAAAATTGGAATCATTGGCTTGTCGGTAGGGCACGCCGTAGCCATCAGCATTGCCACGGAAAGAACCTGCGGAAAACTCAAACTCGCTGATTTCGACACCATTGAACTAAGCAACCTGAACCGGATCAAAACCGGGCTCCATAATATTGGCGTTAATAAATGCATTGTTACAGCAAGAGAAATTGCTGAAATAGACCCATACCTCGAAATTCAGTGCTTTACGGAAGGAGTAAACAAGGAAAACATGGACTCCTTTCTGTTGGAAGGAGGAAAGCTTGACATTTTAATCGATGAGTGCGATGACATCGGGATCAAAATTGCTTGCCGGATAGAGGCCAGCAAATACCGGATCCCGGTCATCATGGAAACAAGTGACAGAGGTATGCTGGACGTAGAAAGATATGATCTGGAACCGGAAAGGCCCATATTTCATGGACTGTTAAAAGATGTTCCAGCCGAAAAACTCGAAAACATTTCGGAACAGGACAGACTCCCGATGGTGCTCAAAATCGTGAATGCGATCAACGGTTCCAAAAGAGGAAAAGTGTCCCTGGTCGAAATCGGGCAGACGATCAGTACCTGGCCGCAGCTGGCAAGTGCGGTCACACTGGGCGCAGGCGTAGTGACCGATGTTTGCAGGCGATTATTACTGGATCAATATCATGAATCGGGAAGATACTATATAGATCTGGAAGAGCTCGTTAGCAACAAAATACCGCGCGAAAAATCACCGCTCCCCGAAAATCCTTACAAGCCCTTTAATGTTGAAGAGGCGGTTCGTATAGCTGACTCGTTACCATATACAAATGCAAGCGAAGGCCCGGACGAAAACACGATTCGGGAAATTGTGAAAGCGGCGTGCCAGGCGCCTTCTACCGGTAATGACCAGCCCTGGAAATGGCTTTACCGCAATGGCAGGCTACATCTTTTTCACGATCAGCACCGGTCCTACTCTTTCGGCGACTTTGATCATATCGCTTCCAATATATCCTTCGGGGCTTCTTACGAAAACCTGACATTGAAAAGTAATGAGGCCGGCCTGGGGATCAAAGGCAATTTGTTCCCGCTTGGCAAAGATTCGATACTGATCGCAGCTATTGATTTCTATAAGGAGCCGGCGAGCGATCTGCAAGCCGTTTATTCCCCTCAGTCTGTAAAAGTCATATACGACCGTAGTACCAACCGCAACCCTTCCGTCCCGGTTGAAATCACTGAAACACAACTAGAAACGCTCAAAAATGCCGCAGAAAGCGTTGTAGGAGCATCATTTCAATATTTTTCAGAAAAAGCAAAGGTCATGGCTATCGGCCAGATCATTGGTGAATGCGACCGGGTAAGGTTATTGAATGTCAATGGTCACCGTGATTTTGTGCAACGGGAAATGAAGTGGTCGCCACAGGAGGCCGAACGCACCAGGGATGGCATCGATATCCGGACATTGGGTATGAATACGGCTCAAATGGCAGCCCTGGCCATCATCCGTGACGAAGAAATTACAAAATCTTTAAAAAATATTAACGGCGGAAATGCACTGATTGACGCCGCGCTCAGTACAATACATACAGCTTCGGGCCTGGGGATGATTACATTGCCCCGTTACACCTACGAGAACTTCTTCCTGGGTGGCATAGCCATGCAGCGGCTGTGGCTGAAGGCGGAAGAATTGGAATTCGCGATCCATCCGTTAATTTCCCCTTTTTATCTGTTTCCAAGAATTACAAAAGGGCACGGAGAAGGTCTGGACGATGAAGAAGCGGCGAGGTTGGAAGATTTACGAAAAAAATTCCTGTCCATAGTGCCGATCGGTGAAGATGCGGCCGAGGTGTTTTTATTTAAGATAGCAAAAGCTGAAAAACCAAAGATCCCCAGTTACAGGTTATCGCTGGATGAAACATTATTTATTGTTAACCCTCAATTTTAA
- a CDS encoding sensor histidine kinase, with the protein MELNLCKKNFLTFLLLLISVTTNAGQVIFDGTDITIGKNVEIFEDSLGTRTISEVISKAKFDKSYEDTPNFGLSKSTFWIKFEITNKTADNNVFLELAYPRIQSCYLFTKENNKFTEESISWNDPFTKRSVKHQNIVFKLNIHQNQTREYYLKIKGNEQIVLPLIVRSEMGFFQFTFTNEIISGIHMGVLIVMMLYNFFLYFSIREKSYLYYVFYILFIGLNQITITGYTFKFLWPNTPALNKYFSIFPALGGIFAILFFQNFLHSRERAPSIHRILSALIVAFVLSMVFNLLGLDSISYRIIDVTGPAAALLALVVAIQLSLDGYRPAKFYLVAWSIFLIGIVLYTLRNLNILPYNTFTNYTMQAGTAIEVILLSFALADKINILKKEKEVSQAQALRISMENEKIILEQNAFLEKSVNERTSELQFANKELNITLTKLKDTQTQLIDSEKMASLGQLTAGIAHEINNPINFVSSNIRPLRRDIDDILEILDSYDEVEQVDSIDSLKLKMKEIQQLKEDLDLDYVKTELVTLLKGMEDGAHRTVEIVKGLKIFSRIDETDLNLVNINEGVESTLIILNYQMGNSIHLVKELGNIPSIECYAGKLNQVFMNILTNSIYALLKDKQENKTPTIWVKSWLKDPEHIAISMKDNGPGMTPEVRAKIFEPFFTTKQVGDGTGLGLSIVFKIIEVHHGNIQVNTEVGQGTEFLITLPVKRATLPIPEPQ; encoded by the coding sequence ATGGAATTAAACCTCTGCAAGAAGAATTTTCTGACATTTCTGCTGTTACTGATTTCCGTCACGACAAATGCCGGTCAGGTAATATTTGATGGAACAGACATTACGATCGGTAAAAACGTAGAAATTTTTGAAGACAGCCTGGGAACCCGTACTATTTCAGAAGTGATTTCCAAAGCTAAATTCGACAAGAGTTATGAGGACACTCCTAATTTCGGGCTTAGTAAATCCACATTCTGGATCAAGTTTGAAATCACCAACAAGACAGCTGACAACAACGTGTTTCTGGAACTGGCTTACCCAAGGATACAATCGTGCTACTTATTTACGAAGGAAAATAACAAGTTCACAGAGGAGTCTATCTCCTGGAACGACCCATTTACCAAGCGATCGGTAAAGCACCAAAATATTGTCTTCAAACTTAATATCCATCAAAATCAAACCCGTGAATACTACCTGAAAATCAAGGGCAATGAACAGATCGTACTACCACTGATCGTTCGGAGTGAAATGGGTTTCTTTCAGTTTACCTTTACCAATGAGATCATTTCCGGCATCCATATGGGTGTTCTGATTGTGATGATGCTCTATAACTTTTTTCTGTACTTCTCCATCCGCGAGAAAAGCTACCTTTATTACGTTTTTTACATTCTTTTCATAGGTCTTAATCAGATCACTATTACTGGATATACCTTTAAGTTTCTTTGGCCTAACACGCCTGCACTAAACAAATATTTTAGCATTTTCCCGGCATTGGGCGGGATCTTTGCCATTCTGTTTTTTCAAAATTTTCTGCATTCAAGAGAAAGAGCGCCATCCATTCACCGGATTTTGTCCGCCCTGATTGTGGCTTTTGTACTTTCAATGGTGTTCAACCTGCTTGGGTTGGATAGTATCAGTTACAGGATCATTGACGTCACAGGACCAGCGGCCGCGCTACTGGCGCTGGTGGTTGCGATACAACTTTCACTGGACGGTTACCGCCCAGCGAAATTCTATTTGGTAGCCTGGTCAATCTTTTTAATTGGAATTGTGCTATATACACTAAGAAATCTTAATATATTACCATACAATACGTTTACGAACTATACCATGCAGGCTGGAACGGCAATTGAAGTGATTTTACTTTCCTTTGCACTAGCTGATAAAATCAACATTTTAAAGAAAGAGAAAGAAGTTTCCCAAGCCCAGGCGCTACGTATTTCAATGGAAAATGAAAAGATCATTTTGGAACAAAATGCCTTCCTTGAAAAAAGCGTCAATGAGCGTACGTCGGAATTGCAGTTTGCAAATAAAGAACTCAACATTACACTGACCAAATTGAAAGATACGCAGACCCAGTTGATCGATTCCGAAAAAATGGCCTCCCTGGGTCAGCTGACTGCTGGTATTGCACACGAGATCAACAACCCGATCAACTTCGTGAGCTCCAATATCCGGCCGTTACGCCGTGACATTGATGATATCCTTGAAATTCTGGACTCCTATGATGAGGTCGAGCAAGTAGACAGCATCGACAGTCTGAAACTCAAAATGAAGGAGATACAGCAGCTCAAGGAAGATCTGGATCTCGATTACGTCAAAACGGAACTGGTTACCTTGCTGAAAGGAATGGAGGACGGCGCGCACCGCACCGTTGAAATCGTAAAAGGGTTAAAAATATTCTCCCGCATAGACGAGACTGACCTAAACCTGGTCAATATTAATGAGGGTGTGGAATCAACATTGATTATTTTGAACTATCAAATGGGGAATTCTATACATTTGGTAAAAGAATTAGGGAATATACCTAGCATTGAATGCTACGCAGGAAAGCTAAACCAGGTTTTCATGAACATTCTTACGAATTCAATTTATGCGTTACTGAAAGATAAACAAGAAAACAAAACACCTACCATATGGGTGAAATCCTGGCTGAAAGATCCTGAACACATTGCGATTTCCATGAAAGATAACGGGCCGGGAATGACTCCGGAGGTACGTGCTAAAATATTTGAACCGTTTTTTACCACCAAACAAGTGGGAGATGGCACAGGGTTAGGTCTTTCAATTGTATTTAAAATAATCGAAGTACATCACGGAAACATTCAAGTGAATACGGAAGTCGGACAAGGAACAGAATTTTTAATTACACTTCCGGTTAAAAGAGCAACGCTTCCTATCCCTGAACCTCAATGA
- a CDS encoding sensor histidine kinase: MSDKAITILYIDDEEHNLHSFKASFRKQYDITITSSVMEAEHILTTKDFCIILADQRMPIMTGVQFFEKIRLDYPKPIRILITGHTDITAAIDAINKGEVFRFIDKPWDYKYVENAITHAYDIYKTREDLKQRNIELQKANEELDKFVYSASHDLRAPLMSVLGIVNLALLEEDVKSQNEYLELIRQSVKKLDTFIINIIDYYKNARGVPVVTDISFEELVTEVQATIQYLPEYGNLKMTTDIDQSGIFRSDVMKLRIIFNNLINNAIKFQDKNKPNPFVHLTVKSTETDATITVEDNGSGIKDSDQDKIFKMFYRAGATNSGSGIGLYIVHEAISKLGGDISVNSKIGQGSIFEINIPSILN, translated from the coding sequence ATGAGTGACAAAGCAATAACCATTCTGTATATCGACGATGAAGAGCATAACCTGCATTCATTCAAGGCTTCATTTCGTAAACAGTACGACATTACCATCACGTCATCGGTAATGGAGGCCGAGCATATTCTGACCACCAAGGACTTCTGCATTATCCTTGCGGATCAGCGAATGCCGATCATGACTGGTGTCCAATTCTTTGAGAAGATCAGGCTTGATTATCCTAAACCTATCCGTATACTTATCACAGGACACACCGACATCACTGCGGCCATTGACGCGATTAATAAAGGTGAGGTTTTCAGGTTCATTGACAAGCCCTGGGATTATAAATATGTGGAAAATGCTATTACGCATGCTTACGATATTTACAAAACGCGTGAAGATCTCAAACAGCGCAATATAGAGCTGCAAAAGGCCAATGAGGAGCTGGACAAGTTTGTTTATAGTGCATCTCACGATCTGAGGGCACCCTTAATGTCCGTACTGGGTATTGTGAACCTTGCCTTGCTGGAAGAAGACGTTAAATCTCAAAATGAATACCTGGAACTCATCCGGCAGTCGGTCAAGAAGCTGGATACTTTCATTATCAACATTATCGATTATTACAAAAATGCGCGTGGCGTACCTGTCGTCACGGATATCAGTTTCGAAGAACTTGTGACAGAAGTTCAGGCAACGATCCAGTACCTCCCCGAATACGGCAATCTGAAAATGACCACAGACATTGATCAGTCAGGAATATTCCGTTCCGACGTAATGAAGCTCAGGATCATTTTTAATAACCTCATAAACAACGCTATCAAATTCCAGGACAAAAATAAGCCTAACCCTTTTGTTCACCTGACCGTCAAATCTACCGAGACCGACGCTACCATCACTGTGGAAGACAACGGTTCCGGAATAAAGGATTCAGATCAGGATAAAATTTTCAAAATGTTCTATCGCGCTGGTGCTACCAACAGCGGTTCCGGGATCGGACTGTATATTGTACACGAGGCGATATCGAAATTAGGGGGCGATATTAGTGTAAATTCAAAAATAGGACAAGGTAGCATTTTTGAAATCAACATTCCTTCTATACTTAACTGA
- a CDS encoding response regulator, with translation MKSLLNFFLIDDSAFDLFIYEKLLKKSGITDSVKTFNSARDALKYLLAEGPALPETIILLDLQMPDMNGFEFIDEFDHLPDLLRSRIKIFMLSSTIDTRDIEKAKASPHIIDLLPKPLEISFLKKKLSL, from the coding sequence ATGAAGTCACTGCTTAACTTCTTTTTAATAGATGATAGCGCTTTTGATTTATTCATCTATGAAAAACTCCTTAAAAAAAGCGGGATTACTGATTCGGTGAAGACTTTCAATTCAGCACGCGATGCTTTGAAGTATTTATTGGCAGAAGGCCCTGCCCTACCTGAAACAATTATTTTGCTCGATTTACAGATGCCTGATATGAACGGATTTGAGTTTATCGACGAATTCGACCATCTACCGGATCTTCTACGGTCCAGGATCAAGATCTTCATGCTCTCTTCGACGATCGATACCAGGGACATTGAGAAAGCAAAAGCAAGCCCGCACATCATTGACCTGCTCCCCAAACCTCTGGAAATATCCTTCCTGAAAAAGAAGCTCTCTCTCTGA